TACCACAAGCTCCACTTGGTGCAAGAATAGATGTTATACCTACATTGTTAGGAACAAGAGCTTCTATTTGAATATCATCTACTAATATGTAATAAGAGCTATTGCTGTAACTAGTTCCTTCTGTGGCGAATAAACCAATTTGTATTTCTTGTCCAACAAAGGCGGTAAGAGGTACCACAAACTCTGTTTTTTCTAAAACAGTAGGTGCATTAGCTGCTGTTACGCTATAAATGGTTTGCCATGTAGCACCACAGTCATTGGTTATTCTTACACTTACAGAGTCGTCGATGTCCATTGTAGCCACTGCGCTTGTATTACTCGACTGGCGTAATGCTAGTTTGAAAGACAAGCCATCGGATGTATTAACATTATACAAAGGACTTACAAGCCATCCATTACCTAAAGCACTAAATGAACTAACGTAGAAAGATGCGACAGTATCATTAGGATAAAAAGTATCCGTCCATGCAGTAGGATTGCTAGTCCAAGAAGAGGTTGTACCCGTAGGTTTAGCTTGGCCAGTTGCTTCGCTCCATCCAGGAAACTTTGTATTTAAATTAGCACCAGTAAAGCCATTAAAGTTTACACTAACAAATGCTCCAGCACCAATTTTTGTAACTACAGAAGAAACTGCATCATTGGTTGTTTCCATATCTCCCGCTAACACTGTTTTTGCTTCAATGCTATAGTTGCCAGGAGTGGAAAGGTTGACAGTTACAGGAAACGTGAAGTTGGCAGTTGCGCCAGGTGCTAAAACGTCTGTATAAGTTGTAGTAACAGGAGTTCCACCATTGATAGCATATTGAACAGGAATATTAGATTGTGGAGATGTTCCAAAATTACGGATTTTGACAGTAATAGGCGTGTTACCTGAAAGACCGCAATTACCAACAGGGGATACTATTTGCGTAATGCCTGTGTTGTTAGGAAATAAGGTTATCAATTGTATATCATCCAGTATTATCCAGTAGTCTTCGATGTCGTCCAAAGAACCTTCTGTGGCAAAGAATCCTACTTTAATTTCTTGTCCAAAATAGGGATAAACAGGCATAGAAAACTCTGTTTTTTCAAGAGCAGTAGGTGCATTGGCTGCCGTAATGCTATACACAGTTTGCCAAGTCGCACCGCAGTCTGTAGTTACTTTAACGTTTAAGGAGTCGTCAGAACCCATTGCAGAGATAACACTAGTGTTGCTATAACTTCTGAGTGCCAATTTAAAACTTATGGCATTAGCTTCTGTAGGAACAAATAAAGGGCTGTAAATCCACTCTTTTTTGCCAGTAGTATAAAGATTGACAGCCGCGACAGTATCATCAGGATAAAAAGTGTTAGTCCATGCAGCAGGGTTGCTGGTCCAGCCAGAGGTTATATTTGTTGGTTTGTTTTGACCCTGACCTTCAGCCCAACCTGGAAATATACTTCCGAGATTATCTCCAGTGTATCCTCCAAAATCAACCGAGTTTAACACATAAGGTTGAATTTTGATAGAAGAACCTGATGCCGCATCATTGTTTGCATCAACATCACCTACAAGTAGCGTCTTGGCTTCTATTAAATAAGTACCAGGAGTAGATAAGTTAGCAGAAGTGGGGAAAGTAAAATTAACCTCCGCTCCAGGATCTAAACTTGTGGTATAAGTAGCAGTTACAGGAGTACCTCCATTGATCGTATATTGTACAGGAATGTTTGACTGAGCTGCTGTACCAAAGTTTTTGATTCGAACAATTACAGGAGTACTAGCAGAAAGACCACAACTTCCTACAGGAGATATGATTTTAGTAACACCAACATTGTTAGGAGCTAGCGTCAAGACATTTATATCATCAAGTATTAACCAATAATCCTCAGAGTCATCATTTGTACCTTCTGTGGCAAAGAATCCTATTCTAATTTCTTGTCCTGCATAGGCAGAAAGGGGGAAAGAAAATTCTGTTTTTTCAAGAACCGTAGGTGCATTAGCTGCGGTAATGCTGTAAATTGTATGCCAAGTAGCTCCACAGTCCGAAGTAACTCTTATGTTTAGTGAATCATCAGAACCCATAGCGGAAACAGCACTAGTATTACTATACTCTCTTAATGCTACTTTAAAAGAGATCGCTCCAGCACTTACAGGAGTAAACATTGGACTGTAAATCCATTCTTTTTTGCCAGTAGTATAAAGATTGACAGCTGCGACAGTATCATCAGGATAAAACGTGTTAGTCCATGCAGTAGGATTGCTGCCCCAGTTAGAGGAATTTCCCGTAGGCTTTGCCTGACCACTGCCTTCATTCCAACCTGTAAATACGGTGTTTAAATTATCACCAGTATATCCACCAAAATCTACATTACTAATATTGGCAGAGGGTATCTTTGTTACAGAATAATTTTTTAATGTATCATCTGCCGTAGATGCATCGCCAGACATTGCAGTCCAAAACTTAAATACATACGTTCCTGGAGTACCCAAGTTAGCATTCGTAGGGAAAGTATAGTTCGCAGTAGCACCAGAAGCTAATGTACCTGTAAATGAACCAGCTACCGCAGCACCACCATTTATACTATAAAAAACTGGGATGGTTACGTTATTTTGTGCAGCCGTTCCGTTGTTACGAATAACAATGGAAACTGGAGTGCTTGCACTGAGGTTACAAGAACCTTTAGGAGACAGTACACTACTTACTCCTACACTATTAGGAGCAGAAGTCGCAAAATTTATACGAATATTAGGGCGAGATGATGAGGTATATCCCGAATAAATAGATTCAGCATAATCATCATACCAATATTGATACTGAGTGTCGCTTGTAGTGGAATGCCTAAATTGTTTGGCTGTACCACTAGGTTCTACGCCCATACCACCTGCACTATTTTTTACTAAAATTTCTAAATTACTGCCGTTATTGTAGGCAAATGGGCTTGTTAGTGTAATGGTAACCCAATCATCTGCAATAAAGTTATCGGAAGTAATCGTCCCACTCCAAACTAATGTAGCACCAGACTGTGCGTCTGAAATTGTTGAGGCCGAAATACTAGTGTTGGAGGATTGTTTGAAGTAAACTTCGACGGGAGAATCTGCTGGAGAATCTGTTGAATTTAGGTAAAAGCTAATAGCTGTGATATTACCGCTAAAGCCAATTTCAGAACTTGTGTAAAGCATGTGGGAGCATTCATATCCATACCATCCACTTAGGGGTCTTCTGTTATTGAAGTCGTTGCTGTTGTCTGCTGGAATGACTACCTGTTGAGCAATGCTAAGTTGTACAGATAATAACACCCAAAAGAAAGTAAGTAATTTTTTCATTTGTTAGTTAAGTTAAAGGTAAAACAAAATATTTTAGGCTATTAAGTTACTCTATGCAAATTGTCTTTCCAAGTTTAATTATCTTTTTGATATATAATTTTAATTTTTACAATTTCAACAGAATTTTATTTTGTTTTTATCAAATATTCTTTTCTTGTAAGTAAGTAATAATGAGTGCTATTAGACATATAGTATAAACAAAAAAAGCCCGACCGTTTTGAAGCGGTCGGGCTTTTGAGTCAATTATATAAGTTAAAACTTATTGTTGAATAGACACTTTTCCTACGAAACGTTGGCCTTCTACTTCTAAGTTTAACAAATACATTCCAGTAGGTAAACCTTCTGTTTCTACCTCTACAACTTGTCCTCCATTTAAACCAT
The sequence above is a segment of the Flexibacter flexilis DSM 6793 genome. Coding sequences within it:
- a CDS encoding CARDB domain-containing protein, which translates into the protein MKKLLTFFWVLLSVQLSIAQQVVIPADNSNDFNNRRPLSGWYGYECSHMLYTSSEIGFSGNITAISFYLNSTDSPADSPVEVYFKQSSNTSISASTISDAQSGATLVWSGTITSDNFIADDWVTITLTSPFAYNNGSNLEILVKNSAGGMGVEPSGTAKQFRHSTTSDTQYQYWYDDYAESIYSGYTSSSRPNIRINFATSAPNSVGVSSVLSPKGSCNLSASTPVSIVIRNNGTAAQNNVTIPVFYSINGGAAVAGSFTGTLASGATANYTFPTNANLGTPGTYVFKFWTAMSGDASTADDTLKNYSVTKIPSANISNVDFGGYTGDNLNTVFTGWNEGSGQAKPTGNSSNWGSNPTAWTNTFYPDDTVAAVNLYTTGKKEWIYSPMFTPVSAGAISFKVALREYSNTSAVSAMGSDDSLNIRVTSDCGATWHTIYSITAANAPTVLEKTEFSFPLSAYAGQEIRIGFFATEGTNDDSEDYWLILDDINVLTLAPNNVGVTKIISPVGSCGLSASTPVIVRIKNFGTAAQSNIPVQYTINGGTPVTATYTTSLDPGAEVNFTFPTSANLSTPGTYLIEAKTLLVGDVDANNDAASGSSIKIQPYVLNSVDFGGYTGDNLGSIFPGWAEGQGQNKPTNITSGWTSNPAAWTNTFYPDDTVAAVNLYTTGKKEWIYSPLFVPTEANAISFKLALRSYSNTSVISAMGSDDSLNVKVTTDCGATWQTVYSITAANAPTALEKTEFSMPVYPYFGQEIKVGFFATEGSLDDIEDYWIILDDIQLITLFPNNTGITQIVSPVGNCGLSGNTPITVKIRNFGTSPQSNIPVQYAINGGTPVTTTYTDVLAPGATANFTFPVTVNLSTPGNYSIEAKTVLAGDMETTNDAVSSVVTKIGAGAFVSVNFNGFTGANLNTKFPGWSEATGQAKPTGTTSSWTSNPTAWTDTFYPNDTVASFYVSSFSALGNGWLVSPLYNVNTSDGLSFKLALRQSSNTSAVATMDIDDSVSVRITNDCGATWQTIYSVTAANAPTVLEKTEFVVPLTAFVGQEIQIGLFATEGTSYSNSSYYILVDDIQIEALVPNNVGITSILAPSGACG